One segment of candidate division KSB1 bacterium DNA contains the following:
- a CDS encoding TonB-dependent receptor, producing the protein MKKRLVLFFLPIFLMAAASFHELTAGTTGKIAGRVTDAETNEPLPGVNITVEGTTTGAATDLSGNYQIINLPPGQYTLLVSMMGYTSQRIEGVRVNIDLTTTQNIKLRPTVLEAGEEVTVVAERPIVQMDMTGSLATVSAEEIKVLPAQSTNYLVGLTAGVVDAGGIHIRGGRSSEVAYWVDGVASTDAFYNSSTAAVENTAVQELQVISGTFNAEYGQAMSGIINIITKDGGSVYNGEIKGYVGDYVSSDPVYGVLKYVRAETDSLTNKTTVYSESEDPLTKFNPTYNLEGSLSGPVPFTNSKLTFFLNGRYYQQDGYLYGREWFLPCGLPGDSSLVPMQAHHRYTGLGKLTWAISPSIKLRYSLNVSDWKNDRYWSRQFKYAPRGLSPSWGYTTTHLLSLNHVLSNRTFYEFKVNRMYTESRSYLYEDPTKTPHWLVYLPGDSVNAPLTFAPEDNPALLDSLKTYGIQYRWIPDPAQPWGYVSEDSSRTPIGYSYSRAGNDLGRNFRSSAYWIAKFDLTSQINSTHQIKTGAELRLHEFNLDSYTLRAKTDENGTAIVPFQPVIPPKESLYRDAYDEPRRPREFSMYVQDKIELKDLIMNIGLRFDYFNSNWYVPVDPMDPSIYTPMKPENKWVDPTADKDQLVEWTPEQRKSFMWKKANAKTQLSPRLGIAYPITDKGVIHFSYGHFFQIPDFQYLYAAPGFKLNTGGGSTIFGNADLNAQRTTQYEIGLQQELAPGLGIDVTLFYRDIRDWVGTAPIQKTVRDVVSYSTFENKDYANVRGITFRGEQRFTNIFSAKVDYTFQVAEGTYSNPTDAFYAEQSGAEPRRKLIPLNWDQNHTLNLQLMVRPGTWTASLVGKFNTGLPYTPTFAKGAFVGGFGTADLPENSARRPDIYSADLYVTKTFPLGRLHVMAFAYVYNLFDNRMATAVFSDTGSAEYTTDPRPEEVLYNPLRIGTVEDLYLRPEWYIAPRQVQLGLSLGF; encoded by the coding sequence ATGAAGAAACGGCTGGTCCTGTTTTTTCTCCCGATTTTTTTGATGGCGGCGGCAAGTTTCCATGAGCTTACTGCCGGCACTACGGGAAAGATTGCCGGACGCGTGACGGATGCCGAGACCAACGAGCCATTGCCCGGCGTCAATATCACTGTAGAGGGCACGACGACGGGCGCAGCAACCGATTTGTCCGGAAACTATCAAATCATTAATCTTCCTCCCGGTCAATACACGCTTCTCGTTTCAATGATGGGCTATACCAGCCAGCGAATCGAGGGTGTGCGCGTCAACATTGATTTAACCACCACGCAAAATATCAAATTGCGTCCGACGGTACTCGAGGCCGGTGAAGAGGTGACAGTAGTTGCCGAACGACCCATTGTGCAGATGGACATGACCGGCTCCTTGGCGACCGTCAGCGCTGAGGAGATCAAAGTCCTGCCGGCCCAAAGCACCAATTACCTGGTCGGCTTGACGGCCGGCGTTGTCGACGCGGGAGGAATTCATATCCGCGGCGGACGCTCGAGCGAAGTAGCTTACTGGGTCGACGGTGTGGCTTCGACGGATGCGTTCTACAACAGCTCGACGGCTGCCGTCGAGAATACCGCCGTGCAGGAACTGCAGGTCATTTCCGGCACATTCAACGCCGAGTACGGCCAGGCGATGTCAGGCATTATCAACATCATTACCAAGGACGGCGGCTCGGTCTATAATGGGGAGATCAAAGGATACGTCGGCGACTATGTGAGCTCGGATCCGGTCTACGGCGTTCTAAAATATGTTCGCGCTGAAACCGATTCGCTCACCAACAAGACCACCGTCTACAGCGAGTCCGAGGATCCCTTAACAAAGTTCAATCCCACCTACAACCTCGAAGGGAGTTTAAGCGGGCCCGTACCTTTTACCAACAGCAAATTGACTTTTTTCCTTAACGGTCGTTACTATCAGCAGGACGGTTACCTGTACGGTCGGGAGTGGTTTCTGCCCTGCGGCCTCCCCGGCGACAGTTCTTTGGTGCCGATGCAGGCGCACCATCGCTATACGGGGCTGGGTAAGCTTACTTGGGCAATTTCCCCAAGCATCAAACTTCGTTACAGCTTGAACGTCAGCGATTGGAAGAATGACCGTTATTGGAGCCGGCAGTTCAAGTATGCTCCGCGGGGACTTAGCCCGTCTTGGGGATATACAACAACCCATCTGTTGTCGTTGAACCATGTGTTGTCCAATCGAACTTTTTATGAATTCAAGGTGAACCGCATGTACACCGAGAGCCGGAGCTATCTCTATGAAGATCCGACCAAGACGCCGCATTGGCTGGTATATCTGCCGGGCGACTCGGTGAATGCGCCGCTGACTTTTGCGCCGGAAGACAATCCCGCATTGCTGGACAGCTTGAAAACCTACGGCATCCAATACCGATGGATACCCGATCCGGCCCAGCCGTGGGGATACGTTTCTGAAGATTCTTCGCGAACGCCGATCGGCTACAGCTACAGCCGCGCGGGCAACGATTTGGGCCGCAATTTCCGCAGTTCAGCTTATTGGATCGCCAAGTTTGATCTGACCAGTCAAATTAACTCGACTCATCAAATTAAAACCGGCGCCGAATTGAGGCTGCATGAGTTCAATCTGGACAGCTATACGCTCCGCGCCAAAACGGACGAAAACGGAACCGCCATAGTGCCCTTTCAGCCGGTTATTCCGCCCAAAGAAAGCCTCTATCGTGATGCTTATGATGAGCCGCGTCGACCGAGAGAATTCAGCATGTACGTTCAGGATAAAATCGAGCTGAAAGACCTGATTATGAACATCGGTCTGCGCTTCGACTATTTTAATTCGAACTGGTACGTGCCGGTCGATCCCATGGATCCGAGCATTTATACGCCGATGAAGCCGGAGAACAAGTGGGTTGATCCTACGGCCGATAAGGACCAATTAGTGGAATGGACGCCCGAACAGCGCAAAAGCTTTATGTGGAAAAAGGCGAATGCCAAGACGCAGCTGAGCCCGCGATTGGGTATCGCCTATCCGATAACCGATAAAGGCGTCATCCATTTTTCCTACGGCCACTTTTTCCAGATTCCTGATTTTCAATACCTTTACGCGGCGCCGGGATTCAAACTCAATACCGGCGGCGGCAGCACCATCTTCGGCAACGCCGATCTGAACGCTCAGCGCACGACGCAATATGAAATCGGTCTGCAGCAGGAGTTGGCGCCCGGGCTCGGTATCGACGTCACTCTCTTTTATCGCGACATCCGCGACTGGGTCGGAACCGCCCCCATTCAAAAGACGGTCCGCGATGTCGTCTCTTATTCAACCTTTGAAAACAAGGACTATGCCAACGTACGCGGCATCACCTTCCGCGGCGAACAGAGGTTTACCAATATCTTTTCCGCCAAGGTGGATTATACCTTCCAGGTTGCCGAAGGCACTTACTCCAATCCTACCGATGCATTTTATGCAGAACAAAGCGGCGCCGAGCCGAGAAGAAAGCTTATTCCACTTAACTGGGATCAGAATCACACCCTGAACCTGCAGTTGATGGTACGTCCCGGAACTTGGACCGCCTCGCTGGTTGGAAAATTCAACACGGGTCTGCCTTATACGCCTACATTCGCAAAAGGCGCCTTTGTCGGCGGTTTCGGCACAGCCGACCTGCCCGAGAACAGCGCCAGGCGCCCGGATATTTACAGCGCCGACCTCTATGTCACCAAGACCTTCCCGCTCGGCCGACTGCATGTCATGGCGTTTGCTTATGTCTATAACCTTTTTGATAATCGGATGGCGACGGCCGTATTTTCCGATACCGGTTCGGCTGAATACACAACCGATCCTCGACCGGAAGAGGTTCTTTACAACCCATTGCGTATCGGAACGGTTGAGGATCTCTATTTGCGGCCGGAATGGTACATCGCCCCCAGGCAGGTCCAACTCGGCTTGAGCCTCGGTTTTTAA